In Heliangelus exortis chromosome W, bHelExo1.hap1, whole genome shotgun sequence, the sequence ggtttgggttggaagggaccctaaagctcatccatttccaacccctttccatgtgcagggacacctcccaccagcccaggttgctctaagccccatccaacctgacctgagacactgccagggatggggcagccacagcttctctgggaaacctgtttcttttccctttgtccATATAATATCCTTAAGTCCAGCTGGTAACATCTGTAATGCCTTTTTTACCTGAAGATCAAAATTTAACCCTCCTGGCAAGTAAACTACTGGGAAAACCAGTAGGTTTATTTTAGCCCTGCCAAGGTTGGACTACAAAACATGGATAAAAACAGCGTTTTGCTAAATATCTGAAGTGTTTTATAAAATTTGAAGGGGATGGTCAAAGATGGAGCTCCTTCAGGATACTGAGGAGCCTTTTCCTACTGGGAGCTGTGGTGATTTTGGTCGCTCGTGTTTGTACTTCCAGAGAGGGAGACAAAAGCTGGGTAGTCACTGCTCCAAAggattttccttctttaaagcCTTCCAGATGAGCTGTTCTGGAGCTGCCATCTTCCTGCAATGATGAGTAGTTTAAAGTGCccattttatatttctgaaaatgttctgTAGATGCTAGAGGCCTTGATGTGCACATACTTGGGATACTCACAAGTCCTTGCTCTATATTGgcctaattatttttcctttttcatgtgtagtttgtttgggtttttagaGGTgtggaagaagaaggagaataTCAGTGAACTCCTCAAATTTAGGATGCATTTTTAGGAAGGGCAGCTTGGCTGGTGATAAGGATGTACAGGcaatgaagcagagaaaaacccCTGGTGTTAATTTGAACAGATGAAGGAATGGGCATGGGTGCTTTTGAGGGGCTGTAGCTGCtaaaaaggaaggaataaagaaaatactgagaaaaaacaaatgacTAATGGGAATTAAGAAGATGCTGTGGGTTGGCTTCTCAGGATGTTGGTGTAGCACAGGTACTAAGCTGGGCAGGGGCAGTCTGGGCCTTCCTCGAGTCAAATTAGCTTTGTGAATCTTTGATTGTGTGATATatgatgttaatgaatttgtattcctaactagtaaattcagaattaaactaagaagaaagtgaatatggggctagacaaagcaattgagacctataattttccacaaaaacagtgTAAGCAACACAAGACCTTAATGAGACTAACTTCTGTCTCGGCGATAATTGAAGTGtgggtcttgttcttaaaacaaggcactgccaaggctaactaggcaccaaagaatgcaaacatctgcacagagacaacataaaaatgccacaaccagcagataagggaaaaattatggctagggtctaattttgctctgtaacaagataatgaagtcggcgaaaacaagaaaggtaaagggttcaagtttgaggaagacttcttacttcatccaaagactCCCTAACGACCCCCGGGTATCTCCCTAAGAGAGGACTCCGCCTGGACTCCACCCAGACTCCGCCTATCATGAATATTGTAATAACATGATGTAATccctatgaatatatatgtaaaccCACCCCTTTTgtaatattcatagaattgtaatcaatataaGGTAATTCTAGAGTTTTAGAAGCGTGCGTGTGAGcggagcggagactccccatgcacccagcgctgttttgctcactgcaatttcaatcttattaattaaattaaaccattaacagaatattgagtctcggtcatttttaACAATTTGGGGGCTCGTCCGGGATCCCTCTCAGTGTTTGCACTGAGGTCCGGATTTGGGGGGCGTCCCACTGATCATCGGTGGCTCCTTTCCGGGCCTCCGGCTCACTGACAGGATCCTGAATCCgaaattgcaataagcaaaaatttaatttttttggtgatgAGCTCTTTTGTGGACTGCAGTGTGTTTTGCCCGTAATTCTGCGCTCGAAGATCCGAACAAAGACGACAGGGTCGTAAGTATTAAAGGTGTATTCCGTTCGGTTGGGTGGGATTCGgttgcttgtgtgtgtgtgagagtgtgACTGAGACGTAACCTGGTTCCGAAGCGATTGTGGAGGTCTTCTAACCGCCGTTCCAATCTCCCACGAGGGACTTGGCCGATGAAGGACCGAAGTGATTCCTATAGGATTCTTGGGTGGGTGATAAGGTATTTAAGCCACCTACAAGACACTCTTATTGAAGCAGCCAAGGGCGAGAGGATTGCCACTAGTAAAATCCTCATATTATGGGACAGAGTTTGAAGAGTTCTAGTCAGGTACCAGATATTCCTCCAGAGAGTCCTTTAGGTCTTATGATTAAATATTGAGAtagtaagggaaaaaagaagaggaaaaactaaAGTGAAAGTAATGCAATATTGCATGACAATTTGGCCAAAACcattttcacaggaagaaagtGACTATGCATACTTATGGATCCAGAATTCTACTTTACCTACAGTGCCCCTCCTCACATTAAAACCTagggaggaggagaatgaaaagaaaagcaaagataaagaaaaatgagaaccTTTGGACTGTCTGCCTCCTCCACATTTGCATAATCCGAGGTCGTTTGCTCCGCTGGCACCAGCAATACCTCTGTCACCTTCTCTGTCGATGAAAGGTGAGCAGCTGATTGAGAGAGGCAGCACGAGACTGCTTTAAGGTACCCCTTAAGGGAAGTACCACTTGGTGCGAATCAATGAGGATTAGGATTTGTGACAGTTCCCCTTAACACAAGTGATGttagaagttttaaaaaggaTATGGGAAAGCTTGCccagacattaggaaaaagctggagaaattgGAAGACTGGCCCGATAGGGTTTGGAAGAGTTGTTGAAGGAGAGGCAGAGTAAAATTTATTAGGCAGAGATTTGATCATGAAGTTAAACATAAATATCCAAAGTGATGGAGAAAAGTTACAAGTTAATTTATGTACTCTGACAGAAATGGATGAAGAAATAATTGATCCCTCAGTATGATATACATGGGGAGAGATTGGGAAGATAGATATGGATCCAATAGAAGTTCAGATAACGGATCCACATAACCCAATCAGGATTAAACAATATCCTATTTCAATGGAGGGGCGGAAAGGGTTAAAGCCTATTGTAGATAGGCTTTTAGAACAAGGGACTTTGAAACCTCGCATGTCCCCGCATAATACACCAATTCTGCCTGTAAAGAAATAACATACCAGATGGTGCAGGATTTAAGGGCAGTAAATCAGAGGGTCATCACTGAATTTCCAGCCTTATACTTTACTAAGCCACATTTCTCCCAAATATATTTGGTACAGCGTAATAGatttaaaagatgcattttgGGCTTGCCCTTTACATGAAAAGTCTagagattattttgctttcaagtgGGAGGATCCATCGACAGGGAGAAGACAGCAGTTAAGGTGGACTGTGTTACTGCAGGGATTTATAGAGTCACCTAATTTATTCAGGCAGGCTTTGGAGAAGCTGTTACAGGATTTTGAAATGTCCGAGAATGTGAGGTTGTTACAATATGTGGATGATCTATTAATAGCTGGggaaactgaaagagaaacacGGGAAGTTACTATCAGATTATTAaacttttgggggaaaaaaggactAAAAGTGTCAAAGTCAAAATTGCAATTTTTGGAGCAAGAAGTAAAGTATTTAGGACATTGGCTAAGCAAAGGTTAAAAGAAACTGGATCCTGATAGGGTGTAGGTACAAAGGTAATATGCACAGACAGTACAAAATACTTGATGGAGACAAACTATCTCTCATACAAACCGTGGAATAAACATAGTCCCGAGCTATGCTAGATAAGCACGGGACTTCCTGATTATGCAGCCTCCTGATTGTGAGATTGTCTTGAAGGGATTAGCAGCATAGATAAGGTGTGATTTGAAAAAGGTATATAACTGCATGTAAGGATACAAATAAACGGATTttagtttgcatcaaactgTTGTCCCCGTCCTTGCTGCGGCAAATGGTGACCCCGACGTGATTTCGGGAAGAGTCTGCTGAAGAAGCAGTCGGCCGCAGGTCTCCGAGAACTTCGAATTTGAGGCTGAAAGAAGCCTGGGGCTGAAAGAAGCCTGGAAAAGGGTGGCCACCCGTCTGCACCTCCTCGCGATTGGCAGGTGAGCTCGGAGAAACGTAGTCATGGGTAATCAAAGTTCCCATGAAGAAAAGGACGTTTATAGACTAATGAGAGAACTGTTGCttaagcagcagaaagaaatatcGGACCATGAACTTAAGCTCATTTTAAAATGGGTCCGCGATAAATTCCCAGGTATTACTGCTGTTACTATCTTTGAATCTGAACTGTGGGATAAAGCGGGAGTCCGTTTATGGGACCTGAGTAAGCGAGGGGATCAGGAAGCGGTCAAACTCCTTTTTCCCTGGCGAACAGTATTTGAAGGGGTTAAAGAGCGGGAATCGGAAGGAGCAGGAACTCCTTCTGCCGCTTCTGCCGCTCCCAGCGCCCCTCCGTTACCAGAGGGAAGAGCGCAGAAAGACTCTCCCCCTGTCAGAACTGTAGCCAAGGTAACCAGACCGGATTCACCGAGCGACGATCCGTTCGAGCCCGATCCTTTCGATCCGGGACAAGAACCAGATCTGTTTCCCGATGATCACAATCCATATGCGGTGTGGGCTGCTATTAAAAAGCAAGCTTTAGATGCGGGAGAAATTGACATGGCTATAGCTATCAGTGTGCCCCCACGCCCTGCACAGCGACGGTAcgaaaaaaataatccttttgtCGCTCCCGTAATATATCCAGCGAGGGGAGACCCCCAATGGTCGGCTCTCAATTTTTCCGTCACTAAAGAGCTACGCAGGGTAGCTGCGGAAAACGGACTCGGATCTCATTATTTCGCGGGGTTGCTGGAGTCGGTCTGTGAAGGTCATGTCTTTACGCCATATGATTTAAAAACCTTAGCCCGCTTGCTGTTAAACCCCTCACAATATGCGCTCTGGGAGTCTAACTGGAAGCACGGGGTGGAAAAACTAACTCAGCGGTGTGCGGCAGGGGATAATCCAGCGCTGCAGGCTTTAACAGTAGACCACCTCATGGGGGCTGGGCAGTTTACCGATCCTGCAGCCCAGGCACGAGAAATTCCAAGAAATTCCCTGCTAGATACCACCCAGGAAGCTAAaagagcttttttaaaaattccagatGCTAGCAAACCTCAAAAAGCTTTTACAAGCATAATACAAGGACCGAAAGAGCCCTATATGGAATTCATATCTAAATTGCAGcaagcactggaaaagcagatAGATAATGTTGATGCCAGAAACATTCTGCTACTTAAATTGGCTGTGGAAAATGCTAATGCCGATTGCAAACGGCTCCTTAAGTCTCTGCCAAGATCCGACCCTACCCTGGTGGAAATGATGCAAGCTTGCAACTGCTTCGGTACCCCCGATTATAAATACGAGACAACGGCGGCTGCCTTTGCCTCGATGCAGGGGCCGggacacaaatttaaaaatgcccCAGTATGTTATGGGTGTGGCCAAGTCGGTCATCTGAAAAAGAactgtcaaaacaaaaaaaatctgcaaaatatCCCCATGTGCAGCAAATGCAAAAAGGGTCGGCACTTGATAAGCCACTGCCATTCCAAATTCGATAACCAGGGGCAACCGCTGCAGCCGCAGGGAAACTTATCGCACGCCGCGCGCAGACACAAATTCCTCTGTCGTTTCAAACCCCATCGGCTCAGCAGTTTTTTCAAGCACACCCGATGCAGCAATATCCAGCGCTCAATACGCCACAGCAAATGACTTCGCTCTTACAAGAGCAACAGCAGGGAGCGTCGGACTGGATTTATCAACCCGGTTCACAGTGACTCTTGCCGACCCCTCCGTGCATCTGATCGAAACTCTGTTTCAAGGGCCGCTTCCGTCCGGGACTATGGGTCTTATTGTGGGACGGTCGTCAACTACTTTTAGTGGTCTTTTTGTTTTACCAGGAGTTATCGACAACGATGcgttagaaataaaaataatggctTGGACGCCTTCACCACCCTGCACGATACCCGCTAAAAGCAAAATAGCGCAATTGTTGTTGTTACCCTTGAATATTGAATTTTTCCCCTCAGATGCCACGCGGCAGGGTGCTTTCGGATCTACAGGCTGCCCGCAAATCTACTGGACACATGCGATCTCAAAGGACAGACCATTGAAACAATGTAAACTTAAAAAAGGGTGTCATCAAGTTGTGTTAACAGGTCTTATTGATACAGGTGCCGATGTTACCGTCATATCCCAAGCTAAGTGGCCATGCCAGTGGAAATGAACTCGCACTGCACAGCCATTAGCAGGAATAGGGGGAATTGGTAACAGTTATCAGAGTGAAGATATTATTCAAATCATTGGTCCAGAGAACAGGGTAGCTAGTGTTCGACCCTTTGTATTGCCTGTGCCGTTGAATCTGTGGGGAAGGGATGTTCTGTCACAATGGGGATTGCATTTAGAAACGGTTTTTTAGCGAGGGTCACTGATGAAGGGCGTGAAATTCCACAATtaacctggaaaacacaggatcCAGTGTGGGTGAACCAGTGGCCcttatcagaagaaaaacttaGCGCCCTAGAACAATTGATACAAATCCAATTGAAAAAAGGACATGTAGTTCCGACTTTCAGTCCGTGGAATACTCCTGTttttgtaattaagaaaaaatcaggGGGTTGGCGATTATTGCAAGATTTACGAAAAGTTAATGCTGTTATGGAGCCAATGGGAGCGTTACAACCAGGTCTCCCGTCACCAACAGTGATCCCGCGGGAATGGAATTTGATTGTTATTGATCTGAAAGATTGCTTTTTTGATATTCCTTTACATCCTGATGATGCACctaaatttgccttttctgtgcctAGCATTAATATGGGAGCACCTCTCAAACGCTACCATTGGACGGTTTTACCTCAAGGCATGAAAAATAGCCCCACAATTTGCCAATGGTATGTGGCCAAAATACTGGCCCCCATACGTCTTGAATTTCCAACTGTAGTATTGTACCATTATATGGATGACCTGTTAATTGCTGCTGCCACTGAGGGTGAGTTACAAAAAGCAATAGAATCTGTGTTAACTGCCATCGATCAGGCAGGCTTGAaagtttcaccagaaaaaattcaaaagcaggCTCCCTGGAATTATCTGGGGTGGAAAATTACCAATCATTCCATAATTCCGCAAATGCTATCTATTACTACTCAGGTAGCCACACTGCACGATGCTCAAAAACTTTTGGGATCTATTAATTGGTTGCGACCCCTTCTGGGTATTTCAAATTCCGAATTGGCTCCCCTATTTGATCTTCTTAAAGGAGACGCAGACTTACTGGCACCCAGACACTTAACACCCTCTGCGGAATCAGCTTTACAAAGTGTTTGCAAAGCCATCGCACAGAGGCAAGCCTCTCGATGGGACCCTGATCTACTCtttcaattaataattttagagGATGGTGTAAAATATTGTGGCATGATTTTTCAGTGGGACACTATGCTTACAGATCCATTGTTGATTTTAGAGTGGATTTTCCTGCCCAATCAGTCCTCTAAAACTATCTTACAGAGGCCAGAGATGTTTTCTCAAATCATTATGAAAGCCAGAGAGCGACTGTTAACTCTTTCCGGCAAATCTTTTTCTACAATTTATGTTCCTGTTACTGAattgtatctttcttttcttctacagaATTCGCTTCCTTTTCAGATTGCGGTACAGGACTTCACGGGACAATTTTCAAATCATTTCCCTCCGCATAAACTTTTTCgcttgtccttttctcttgcagaagttCCAAAGAGAAGTGAAGTTCCTTTACAGGCAATTACTGTGTTTACAGATGGTTCAGGTGCCTCTCATAAAGCTGTGATTGTATGGAGGAATCCTGAAACCAAAGATTGGCAGTCTGATGTCACCTTCCACCCAGGTTCTCCTCAGCTTGTTGAATTAGCTGCTGTAACAAgagccttttctcttttcagtaaTCAACCCTTTAATATTGTCACGGACTCGGCTTATGTAGCAGGTATTGTTCTCCGAGCAGAAGCTTCAGCGCTCAGGGACATTTCCAATTTGCAACTGTATATTCTGCTCAGAGCACTAATTGATCTCATCAACAAACGGCAACACGCCTTCTTCATTATGCATATCAGGTCTCACACCGCCCTCCCAGGTTTTGTAGCCGAAGGAAACAAAGCGGCTGACCTGCTAACTATGTCGGTGCTCCCCCTTCCTAATCACTTCGAGCAGGCTCGCCTAAGCCACATGTTCTTCCATACAAACGCTAAAGGGCTCCGCAGACAATTTGGTCTGACTTCACAGCAGGCGGCTGATATCTTATCTGCTTGCCCTGACTGTCAGCAATTTACATTTCAGCCTTTAGCAGGAGGAGTTAACCCTAGAGGGCTCCAAAGCCTTGAACTGTGGCAAAGTGATATTACTCATTTTTCCGAATTTGGTCGTCTTAAGTACATACACTCTTCCATTGATACCTTCTCCAGAGCTATTTATGCATCATGCCATACAGGAGAAAAGGCCAGAGACGccaaaaaacactttttaaaagcatttgcctCTCTAGGAGTTCCTCAAACAGTTAAAACAGACAATGGCCCTGCCTATTCTTCTCAACTTTTGAAGACCTTTTTTGCGGA encodes:
- the LOC139789124 gene encoding endogenous retrovirus group K member 9 Gag polyprotein-like, with translation MAIAISVPPRPAQRRYEKNNPFVAPVIYPARGDPQWSALNFSVTKELRRVAAENGLGSHYFAGLLESVCEGHVFTPYDLKTLARLLLNPSQYALWESNWKHGVEKLTQRCAAGDNPALQALTVDHLMGAGQFTDPAAQAREIPRNSLLDTTQEAKRAFLKIPDASKPQKAFTSIIQGPKEPYMEFISKLQQALEKQIDNVDARNILLLKLAVENANADCKRLLKSLPRSDPTLVEMMQACNCFGTPDYKYETTAAAFASMQGPGHKFKNAPVCYGCGQVGHLKKNCQNKKNLQNIPMCSKCKKGRHLISHCHSKFDNQGQPLQPQGNLSHAARRHKFLCRFKPHRLSSFFKHTRCSNIQRSIRHSK